In Novosphingobium kaempferiae, the DNA window TACGCGTTTCCCCCGCACTCAACGCTTCGGGAGAACGCCAATGTTATTCACCATCGCCGCCATTCTAGTCGTGCTCTGGCTGCTCGGACTGGTCGTCTTCAAGGTATCGGGCGCGCTGATCCACCTGCTGCTGGTGATCGCGATCGTCGTCGGCCTGGTCCAGCTCTTCCGGGGTCGCAGGGTATAGTCCTGCCGCGTTACGCCGCCCTCAGTGACTGACCGGGGGCGGCGCCTTGCGATAGAACTCGGGCGGATTGAGGCGGCGGAACAGCCGACCCCGTTCCGAATAGAGCACCAGCGCCAGCGCGATCAGGCCGCAGACCACCATGCCCCCGATCACCGGTCGCGCCGTCCCGTCATAAGCCGCGCCGATCAGCGAGCCGAGAACCGCGCCGAGCACCACCCGCACGAACGACATCACGGACGCCGCAGCCCCAGCGATACGCGCGAAGGGCTGGAGCGAGATCGCCTGGAAGTTGGCGCCCATGAAGCTCATCATGCACATCGACATCGTCATCAGCGGCAGGAAGACCCACAGCGTCTCGCCATTCCAAGCCAATGCGAGATGCACGAATGCGAGTGCGATGTAGGTCAGCAGCGCGGCATGCGATACACGCCGCGCGCCGAAGCGCTCGACGATGCGGGCATTGGTGAAGTTGGTGCAGGCCATGACCAGCGCCATGCAGCCGAAGATCACCGGGAACCACGTACCCGCGCCGAAGTGCTCGCCGATCAGCTGCTGCGAGCTGTTGAGGTAGCCGAACATCGCCCCCTGGGCGAAAGCCGCGCCGAGGAAATAGCCCACCGCCGAACGTTCGCGCAGGGCCATGCCCATGTTGCCCGCGACGACGCCCAGCTTCACGGGCTGGCGGTTCGCCGGATCGAGCGTTTCCGGCAGTCGCACCCAGGCCCACAGGAACACCACTGCCGCAAGCCCGCCCATGATCCCGAAGATCCAGCGCCATCCCGCGACGAGCAGCACCGACTGGCCGATCATCGGCGCGATCATCGGCACGACCATGAAGGTCATCGCCACCAGCGACTGCGTGCGCGCCATCCGGTCGCCGTCGAAGCGGTCGCGCAGGATCGACATGGGCATGACCATCATCGAGGACGTCACCGCTCCCATCACCCCGCGCGCGACCAGCAGCAGCTCGAAACTGCGTGAAATGGCGCAGAGCACCGAAAGCAGGATGTAGCCCGCAATCGCCACCAGTACGACGGGGCGGCGACCGTAGCGGTCGGCGATGGCACCCGGGAACAGCGAGCCCAGCCCCGCGCAGATCAGGAACACGCCGATGATGAGCTGGCGCTGGTTGGGGTCGGCCAAGTGCAGGTCGTTGCTGATCGCCCCCAGCGCCGGCAGCATGACGTCGATCGCCAGCGCCTGCAGCGCCTGGAAGGACGCCATCATGGCGACGAACTCGAATTCCCGCATGGGGAACGGCTTGGAACTGGCTTCAGGGGAGTGCATGCGCTGGCGCATGCCGCAGATATGCGGGGTTAGCCACCCCTAATGCGCTCGGCATGGCGCATTTACGGGCAACGAGGCTATATGATGCACCATGTCACCGCAGGATGAACAGGACGAGCCGGAAGCCGACGGCCTGCGCAAGATCATCCATGTCGACATGGACGCGTTCTACGCCAGCGTCGAGCAGCGCGACGATCCGTCACTGCGCGGACTTCCCGTGGCGGTCGGCGGCTCGTCAGGTCGAGGCGTCGTCGCGGCGGCAAGCTACGAAGCCCGCAAGTTCGGCGTGCGCTCGGCAATGCCCTCGGCCCGAGCGGTGCGGCTATGCCCGGACCTCGTGTTCCGGAAACCCCGCTTCGAGGTCTATCGCGAGGTCAGCCAGCAGATCCGCGCGATCTTCCTCGACTACACGCCGCATGTGGAGCCGCTCTCGCTGGACGAGGCCTATCTCGACGTCACCGCAGACCTCAAGGGCATCGGCTCGGCGACCCGGATCGCGCAGGAGATCCGCCGCCGCATCAAGGCAGAGACACAGCTTACGGCCAGCGCGGGGGTGTCGTACAACAAGTTCCTCGCCAAGCTCGCCAGTGACCAGAACAAGCCCGACGGCCTGTGCGTCATCCGTCCCGGCGAGGGCACGGCTTTCGTCGCCGCGCTGCCGGTGCGTCGCTTCCACGGCGTCGGTCCGCGCGGGGCGGAGAAGATGGCACGCCTCGGCATCGAGACCGGAGCCGATCTTGCCGCCAGGGATCTGGCCTTCCTGCGCGCCAATTTCGGCAGCTTCGCCGAATACCTGTTCCGGGCCGCACGCGGCGTCGATCTGCGGCAGGTCCGCGCCGACCGACCAAGAAAGTCCGTAGGCGGGGAACGCACCTTCTTCGAGAACATCAAGGATGCCGCCACCCTGCGCGAGACGATGGACCATATCGTCGATGTGGTCTGGGAGCGCATCGAACGCGCGCAGGCGCGTGGCCGCACCGTGACGATGAAGCTGCGCTACGCCGACTTCCAGACCCTCACCCGCGCCCGCTCGCTCCATCACTTCGTCGCCGACAAGGCGGAGTTCTCCGCGATCGGGCACGCCTTGCTGGAAGACATGCTGCCCCTGCCCCAACCGATCCGGCTGATGGGCCTGACGCTCTCTGCGCTTGAGCAGCATGACGAAGGCACGAAAGCGGCGAAGAACGGGCAATTGTCTCTGCTCTAGCGTCGGCGGGCCGGTACGGTGGCGGGTCGGGTCGCGAAACGCGGTGCGCGGCCAGCCGTTTT includes these proteins:
- a CDS encoding lmo0937 family membrane protein — protein: MLFTIAAILVVLWLLGLVVFKVSGALIHLLLVIAIVVGLVQLFRGRRV
- a CDS encoding multidrug effflux MFS transporter, which produces MHSPEASSKPFPMREFEFVAMMASFQALQALAIDVMLPALGAISNDLHLADPNQRQLIIGVFLICAGLGSLFPGAIADRYGRRPVVLVAIAGYILLSVLCAISRSFELLLVARGVMGAVTSSMMVMPMSILRDRFDGDRMARTQSLVAMTFMVVPMIAPMIGQSVLLVAGWRWIFGIMGGLAAVVFLWAWVRLPETLDPANRQPVKLGVVAGNMGMALRERSAVGYFLGAAFAQGAMFGYLNSSQQLIGEHFGAGTWFPVIFGCMALVMACTNFTNARIVERFGARRVSHAALLTYIALAFVHLALAWNGETLWVFLPLMTMSMCMMSFMGANFQAISLQPFARIAGAAASVMSFVRVVLGAVLGSLIGAAYDGTARPVIGGMVVCGLIALALVLYSERGRLFRRLNPPEFYRKAPPPVSH
- the dinB gene encoding DNA polymerase IV, translated to MSPQDEQDEPEADGLRKIIHVDMDAFYASVEQRDDPSLRGLPVAVGGSSGRGVVAAASYEARKFGVRSAMPSARAVRLCPDLVFRKPRFEVYREVSQQIRAIFLDYTPHVEPLSLDEAYLDVTADLKGIGSATRIAQEIRRRIKAETQLTASAGVSYNKFLAKLASDQNKPDGLCVIRPGEGTAFVAALPVRRFHGVGPRGAEKMARLGIETGADLAARDLAFLRANFGSFAEYLFRAARGVDLRQVRADRPRKSVGGERTFFENIKDAATLRETMDHIVDVVWERIERAQARGRTVTMKLRYADFQTLTRARSLHHFVADKAEFSAIGHALLEDMLPLPQPIRLMGLTLSALEQHDEGTKAAKNGQLSLL